TCACAACGGCAACCTGGTCAACGCCCAGGAGTTGCGTAACGAGTTGGAGCAGCTTGGTTCGATTTTTTCCACCATCGCCGATACCGAAGTCATCATCCACCTGCTGGCCCGGGCGCAGAGCGACAGTCTGGCAGATCGTGTGGTTGATGCCCTTAAACGGGTACGTGGTGCCTACAGTCTGGTGTTCCTCACGGAAACGCGCATGGTGGCGGTGCGTGATCCCAATGGATTCCGCCCGCTGATCCTCGGCAAGCTCGATGGCGCTTACGTGGTGGCCTCGGAAACCTGTGCCCTTGACCTGATTGAAGCCGAATTTATTCGTGAGCTTGATCCCGGCGAGATGATCGTCATTGATAAAGACGGTCTCCATTCCTATCACCCGTTGGAAGAAGCCAAACCGTCGCCCTGTATCTTCGAATACATTTACTTTGCCCGCCCTGACAGTACGATTTTTGGCCGCGAAGTCTACGGTGTGCGCAAAGAATATGGTCGGCAATTAGCCCGCGAGTATCCAGTCGATGCCGACGTGGTGGTGGCGATTCCCGACTCCGGTGTGCCCGCAGCCATTGGTTATGCCGAAGAGTCCGGCATTCCCTTTGAGTTGGGTCTGATCCGCAACCACTATGTGGGGCGGACGTTTATCGAACCACAACAGTCAATCCGCCACTTCGGTGTTAAAATCAAACTCAACCCGGTACGCGAAGTGATCGAAGGCAAACGCGTCGTGGTTATTGACGACTCTATCGTTCGCGGCACCACAGCGCGCAAGATTATCAAGATGATCCGTAATGCCGGTGCCAAAGAGGTGCATGTGCGCATCTCCAGTCCGCCGACCAGCTATCCCTGCTACTACGGCATTGATACGCCGACACGTACCGAGCTGATCGCGTCATCGCACACCATTGAAGAGATCAACCGCTATGTCACCTCGGACAGCCTGGGGTATCTGTCGGTCGAAGGGCTGCATAAAGCCACTGGCGGTTGCGAGGGCGGCAGTTGTGAAGGGCAGTTTTGTACCGCCTGCTTCAGCGGCAATTATCCGGTAAAATTCCCCCGCCTCAAGGCGGATAAACAGTTGGGCCTGTTCTAATCGACTCAGACTCCAGGAGAGAGCAATGACGGAAAACGAACGCAGTGAACTGATGGAGATTATCCGCGAACTGTCCTACGAGCAGCGCGAAGTCACCCTGGCATCAGGCCGTAAAAGCAATTTTTACTTTGACGGCAAACAGACCACCCTGCATCCGCGTGGCTCGGTGCTGGTCGGCAAAGCGTTTTATAACGCGCTGGATAACTTTGGCGCGCAGGTCGATGGTGTTGGTGGCCTGACGATGGGAGCGGACCCTATTGCCACGGCCACGTCGCTGATCAGCTCTCTTGAAGGGACACCGATCCCGGCATTTATCATTCGTAAGGAGCCGAAAGGGCATGGCACCGGCCAATGGCTGGAGGGGCGTAAAAATGTTCCACCCGGTTCCAAAGTGGTCATTGTCG
This is a stretch of genomic DNA from uncultured Desulfuromonas sp.. It encodes these proteins:
- the purF gene encoding amidophosphoribosyltransferase, giving the protein MFDKFEDECGVFGIYGHPEAANLTYLGLYALQHRGQESCGIVASDGISLRAYRKKGLVADAFKNNAVFDKLPGKSAIGHVRYSTAGGNDIKNVQPIMVDYVRGSIAIAHNGNLVNAQELRNELEQLGSIFSTIADTEVIIHLLARAQSDSLADRVVDALKRVRGAYSLVFLTETRMVAVRDPNGFRPLILGKLDGAYVVASETCALDLIEAEFIRELDPGEMIVIDKDGLHSYHPLEEAKPSPCIFEYIYFARPDSTIFGREVYGVRKEYGRQLAREYPVDADVVVAIPDSGVPAAIGYAEESGIPFELGLIRNHYVGRTFIEPQQSIRHFGVKIKLNPVREVIEGKRVVVIDDSIVRGTTARKIIKMIRNAGAKEVHVRISSPPTSYPCYYGIDTPTRTELIASSHTIEEINRYVTSDSLGYLSVEGLHKATGGCEGGSCEGQFCTACFSGNYPVKFPRLKADKQLGLF
- the pyrE gene encoding orotate phosphoribosyltransferase: MTENERSELMEIIRELSYEQREVTLASGRKSNFYFDGKQTTLHPRGSVLVGKAFYNALDNFGAQVDGVGGLTMGADPIATATSLISSLEGTPIPAFIIRKEPKGHGTGQWLEGRKNVPPGSKVVIVEDVVTTGGSSMKAIERAQAEGLEVLGVVTLVDREEGGREFFDENNVPFYAIFTKSQVAG